GTGACTGAGACGAAACCGTCTATTAAATACCCTGAAATGACCTGTCCAAAAGGAACTTTGGTTGGTTCATTGTGTAAGGTCGTTAATGGGTCGATTATTTCGTGGCATGAACCTCAGGAAATCACTCGTTCCAGATGCGAGTCCGGCTGGAACAAAGTCGATTTCGATACTTGCAGCCGAGAAGTTCAGAAGTGTTTGGCTCCTGCGAAACTGAGTGCTTCCTTGACCTTCTCCGGCAAGTACTTAGAGCAAGACGTTGTTCATCAATCAAGTGATCCGGGCATAGACCAATGCTTGATGCAAACGGATCAGTTTACTGCCGTGCAGTGGCAGTGTTTGGATACGGGCACAAAACGAATCGACGGGTTAACGGTTGGTAGTGGCGAGTTGGCCAATCTTGGGAGCCTTTATCCAGCGGTTGTTTCGTCTCCTGCTCATTTAACCAGTCGCGGCAGCTCTGATGGACTGGGACTCTCATGCTGGAGGGCAAGAGCAACCTACAATGCTTCGACTGCTCATCCAGAGTTCAACATGGGCAGCTCAGAAAGCTGGGTAGATGCCAATGGTAATACGCAAACCATCGTCAATAACGGACAAAACACGACCACCAATACGTGTGCCGCGCTAGAGCAAAACCCAGCCTGCCAGTACGTCAGAACCGAATGCACTGAAGGCGGGGCTGGTCATGAAGGCTTCTGCTATATCCAAAGTTTGGTGTATGACTGCGGACAAAGCGTTGAAGTGCAAAATGCACGAATGGAAACTCAATTCAACTGTGAGGGCCCAGTTCGCTGTATGGGCACAGATTGTTTAGAGCCAGAGTCAATCAAGCAGGCTAACTTTGCAGAGGCCGCTGCGATGCTCAATGCTGCGCAGTTTATGACCAATGATATGTCATGTACGGGAGCTGATGGCCAAGATAACGTCGAGTGTACGGTCTTTAAAGGTAATGCTGGCCAGTGCAAAAAAGCCGTTGGTGGCATAGTGGATTGCTGTGAAAAGCCAAGTGGCGTGTCGTTATCGGATTACATCACGATGATAGTGGCGGTTAACAAGCTTGATACGGCAGTCATGGCCATGAATCCGTCTTCGGCAATCTATGGTTCGTGGAATACGCTTAGAGAGCCAATCACGAGCACTTGGAGTGCGGTTAAAGAGCCTTTTGTGTCTGCATGGGACTCTCTCATGGGGGCTGGGCCATCAACGGCTGCTGGCGCTGGAGCGGAGCAAGCTGCGACTGGCTTCATGCAGGTGTTGACCAACAAAACGGCTGAATGGGTAGGTACGACCTTTGGTTCGGGGGCGCAATCGGCACTGTTTAGCAACGTTGGTGGCGCGGTTGGAGCCGATGGTGTCGTATCTGGTGGTAACTTTGCGCTGGGTGGCGCTGCGGGCGCTGTTCTGAGTACGGTTATGACGGCCTACATGATTTATTCAGTCACCATGATCCTCATTCAGCTTATCTGGAAATGTGAGCAGAGTGAGTTTGAGATGAACGCTAAGCGGGTATTGAAGAGTTGCCACTATGTGGGCTCTTACTGCAAGTCTAAGTTCTTAGGTGCCTGTGTTGAGAAACGGCAATCATATTGCTGCTTTACTTCGCCACTTTCACGGATCATTCAAGAACAAGTGCGTCCTCAATTGGGCCTTGGCTGGGGCAGTGCGAAGTCTCCAGACTGTGAAGGATTGACCGCGAGTCAGTTAAACCAGGTAGATTGGAGCCAAGTCAATCTGGATGAATGGATAGGTATCTTATCGATAACAGGCAACCTACCCGAAGTACCGTCACTGGATCTGGAACGACTCACAGGCTCAGGAAGTACGCTAAACGTGGATGGAAACCGTCAAAGTGCCGCAGACAGAGCTATTGAAAGGCTAAACGGAATGGATACCCAGAAACTGCGTCAGGAGGCGACGGAAGAAATTTCGGGGAATAATTGATTTGATAATTCACCATATCCGTGTGTTCTAAATTGTTGTTTGGTTCGGGATGGCCTGAAATACAGCTTATACGTTGGCGGTGATGACAGCCAAGTTTAAAAAGTATCTTTGAATTGATGCTGTTGAGTAGTTTAGTGGCTGCAGCCAAGCTACTATCGAGCAGAGATATGCCCTAAGAAATATCAATTTCGAAGCGTGAATTCTATGTCGAGAGACTAATTCGTTATATAGTGACTTAACTAGATAGTAAGAACCAAAGACAAAAGGAGATCGCTTGGCCAGTAGACCCATTTTCATCGCGCAAGAAGCATTTCCGTATGTAAAAGTCGAAGAGATCGACTTTAAATGGCATCCTGGCTTGTCGGTTACGCAAAAGAAAAATTCGATTAAATCTCTCCATGAAGCTGCAAGCGAACGCGACGCTCAACTGTCCCTTTTAGAGATCTCCACTAAGAGCGATGACCCCCTTGGCGTGAATTTAAGCGCGTTCAATTTGTCCGTTACGATGGCTGATGGTCGATCTGTCCCCGTTGAAAATATATTTCAGTCATCCAAGGTGTTTGAACGGGGAGGGCCATTCAAAGATCTTCTCAATGTCTCGCCAAAGGAGGCTAAAAGAGACCCGAGACTCTTAGAGAGCGGTGATTTAGTTGGTTTCATCAGTAAAAATCGCCTGTGGCCGTTGCAGCCCGTAACCATTTTTTATGATTGGATTTATATCAATACGTTGCGATCGAATAAAAAATTGGCCGAACAAGTCGCGACCTTTAACGCATTCACCGATATCGAGTTTAACCCCAAAAAAAGCATAAATTGCCAGGCCCGATCTGCTGCGCTTTTTGTCTCCTTACAACAAAAAAATCTGTTGGACACGGTGCTGGCCTCACCGGATGTTTTTATCGAAACCTTCTCAAAAAATGTATCTAAAGCCGATCCCAAGCAAAGCCGGCTGTTCTGAGGTTGATCTATGAACGACGTCATCGAAACAGTGCTAAACGCAGTGTTGAGAAAAATTCCCTCTAAAGAGGCGGCTGAAGATTTTGTTATCTCTGAGCTTTCTGTTGCGAATACCGGATTTCTCGAGGTTAAAAATTTCGCTAATTTGAGTGGAGTGAAGCTCGCTGCTGATCCGGCTTCGATGAACCTGAATAAGGCGAGTCTCATGCTCATGGAGTTGCTTGTACCCTTGGGTAACTATCAGTCAACGATTCCGATCAGGTTAGCTGTCATCGACCAGGTTATGAATATCTACGGTATCGGAAAGTACTCTAAAACCGACGAAAGAAATCTAATTAAAGCATTTTGTGTAGAACGGGGCATTGAGGAGCTGCTTCACTTTACCACTGTGGAGAACCTTCAAAGCGTTCTAGATCTCGGATTGAATAGCAAAAGCTATAACGGGGAGATTTTCAAACACCACAAATCTAACGATATGAACCGATTCGATGGTCGTGAACATATGATTTCACTATCCATTTCGTATCCTAACGACCTTATGTTTTACAAATATCGGATGGCTGAACCAAGCCAGAGTTGGGTTGTACTGAGCCTACCATCGAGAATTTTGTGGGAATTGGAATGTCTTTTCTGCTATCGAAACGCTGCAACGAAGGAAATATCTTCGCTGCCGGATGAGTCGTTGTCGGGAGTCAAGGCGCTTGAAAAGATGTTTACGTTTGAAGGCGGAGGCCCGGGGCCAGAGTACCCTTCTGACTCCCAGGCCGAAGTCTTAGTGATGAGTCACATTCCTAGCGAATATATCGACAATATCTACGTCCAGAGTATTGATGATGTCGATTCGAGGTACAGAAGTGTGGTGACTGCTGATGGTTTCTACTTCAACAGGCGAAGTGCTGTAGTGTAAAGAGGGTAGGTGATATGTCTTTGTTTCCATCGTTTTATAAAAAAAAGAGTGCGCTGAACAGCCTGCAAGAACGCGAGCGAAAAGGTAGAGAGCTGTTTCAAAAAGCGCTTAGATTCAATCAGGTTGGGAATCAAACCGAAGCTATCCGATTGTTTACGGAGTCAATCGAGGTTAACCCGCTTCATGCATCGGTATTTCTAAATCGCGGGGCCTGTTTCATGATTCAAGAGCGATCTCTTGAAGCTAAAGATGACTTCAATAAAGTAATAGAGATGGAGCTATCCGGTGAGTCTGTGGACGAAGAGAACTGTTCTGTGGGTGCAAAAGTAAATTTAGCCAAGTTAGGGCGCTTTCTTTCCTTCGAAGAAGAGCACGGTGAAACAGTTAGAGGCCAAATGCGAGATGACGGCATTGATCATTTTTCTAGACGATATGCAGAAGTGCTCTTTGAAAACTTCTTGCTTGAAGATGCCGATTCGGCGACCCAATTCATTTCTGAGGAACTCAGCGAGCTAGCCGAGATGGGTGGAGTTCATCAGGAATTTGCGCTTAATTGTGGGATTGATCACTCTGTTTATTCGAATATCACAACAGACTTTGATACGAACAAGGCCTTTGTATTTTTTAAGAGCGTCTTATGTTGCCTGAGCCGCGATCACGAACAGATGTTTGAAGCGCGCAAGCAAGTGCTACTGAACTTAAAAGAGTTGTCCGAGTCGCGCGAGAACCATACAGCGGGGCTTTTTGATATCAAGATCGACGACCGTTTACAAGCTGAACTTTACAGTGCGGTAAGAGAGTGCAGAACGCTGGCAAACAACCTGATTTTTGGTGCTAGCCAAGATGACATTGCAGAATTTCAATCTGCCGTGATGAGAGCGTTTGAACTGGCGATCCCTATCTATGAAGACATGGCGAGTAAAAACCTTGGTGAAATCAATGCGCTGGTAATCATCGTTGGATTTTATCTGATCGATTTGGCAGATAGTTCATTTAAGGACTCTTCAGAGTTTACTGATCTCGAGATTGAGAACACATGTGACACGTTCTTGACTGCATCTGGTGTACCCCAGGGTAAAGTCGACTCCTCTAGATTCACAAAAAATGTACGTTTAACTATTCGTTGGCTCGAGAGTCAGCAGTAAATTTCAATTTTTTCGGGGTGGTGAAAATATGTTCAACTTATTTAAAAAGACTGTTAAAGCGGAAAAACTACGAAATCTTGGCGATTTATTCTTAAGGGACAGTGAAGTATGGATCGTCGCGATTGTTAAAGGGGGAACCCCCATCTACGTCAACAAAGGGACCAAGCAAATCTTTGAGGTCGATCGTGATGGTGACGAAAAGTTAGATGGTCGAGTTTGTAACTTTATCTTCTCTGGGAATGGTTCATCTGAAGAGGTTCAAGTTTTTGTCGCTTTTGATGATGGTGACTCCTATGGAACCTTCATGATGGGTCAGGCCAATGAAAGTCGTTTAGGCTTCGTTTGTAACGATATATATAAGTCACTCTCGGCTCAGTTTTCTAAACAAGTTTTTTCGAAACCACAGTATAAAACGCAGTATGAATATGTATTCAAAATGTATCGTCGAGATGGTCGTGTATTCCTCGTTAATTCATCACAAACTAAAGCTATGATCATCACGGATGATGAGTTTAAACACGGCAAGGCAGACACTATGAAGGGCCTGTTTTTTGGCTGATAGGGCCTCGCTCATCGAGACGGCCAAGAATTGCTCCTTTCTAAAAGGATGAGCTGACATCCACTCAGATTCTTATTTGGGGTGGGTGGGGTCACATAAGAGGCCATCCTTTTTGCTTACAGGAATAGTTACTTTACTGCTAACTAAATATCGAGCCGCAAGTTTTCTTGTATTTCATCTATCAGTGTTTTTGGTACATCCCATTCCTCAGCAAGCTGACGCCAAGTTGATACGTGCTCAATCGTTGCATCAATAATATCGTCGATTTTCTTCTTGTTAAAAACTGGGCTAAGTTTCTCTAAACTATAGAAATCACTTCGTGTAAAGTTATCTCGTTTACCATTCAAGCTCATCCAATGGCTGTTCACCCATTTACTGCCTGGTTTATAGCTATAAGCTAAATCATAAGCTGGTGCGAGAGACCATTTGTCTTTTTTCAGAATAAAGGCAAAGTTCTTTGAGTGGTCGTCATGATTTCGAGCAATAATATTGAACGTCATACGCTTGAATAGCTGCTCAGCTTCAACAGCAGAAAGCCTCAACTGTCTGGCAATGCCAAATAACTCTGCGTAAGAAAATGCCCCCGGTTTTTTATAATCAACGTGGGCAAGCCCGTTTAGCGTTTGTACGTGTACCTTGCTGTTTTTAATTCGATCAAACCGTTGTGTAATAAAGTGGCGTCGATTGCCTTCATTGAGTAAGCTGCATGGCATCATATCGACACCGCATTTGTTAGCCATTAAATGATAAACAAACTCCATTGCTCCATAGCCTAATGGGTCACCGAAGGTTTCTTGATTTTTGTTGTGTTCACTAACGCCGTCAAATTTCATCAAATAATGAGTAAAACCACTTGGCACTTTGGCTTGGCCGGAGCGAACTTGAGTAAAATCTTCATTAAATGCTAATACGGCTTTCGGTCGTGCTCCTCCCGCACTCATGCCAACAGATAATAAAGACATCATTGCCTCTCTATCGTCTTGGCCATTTTGTTTGAGTTCTACTTCAAAATTACCTCGTGAATCTAAGATTTCTTGTGCAATTGAAACGAGCGATTGGATTTCTACTTGTTGTGAAGCATTTAAACTTCGTAACTTTGTAGCTGGCGCATACTCAAGAGCTCCCATGCCTCGCTTTCCCGTATATTGGAGGCGTTGCAGTGGTGTAATGTCACCCGGTGAACGACCTTGACCTGCAACCCATGCGTTGAGAACTGCGTTACCAAAATCATCAGGTAAGGAGTCAGCGATTAAGCCTGGTAGTCCTTTAAAGGTATTGAAATCCAGTTCAGGAAAGCTATAAATGCGATTCGATAATGGCATTTTGATCGGGGACAGCTCGACACCTTTTTTTATGAAGCCTGGATCATATTCAAATGACCCAAGTCCCTTTTCAGTGTCAAAACTCACTGCACCAACAACATCGTCTTGGTATGTTATTGTAATGACTTCCATTACCATTCTGGTATTTCCTCATCTTTGTTACTGCGCTGGCCAGAGGCTCTCTGCCTTTTCTTTCCTTGCAGTTTGGCCAGCTGTAAGGGAGAAATTTCTTGTTTAGGGAGAAATAGATCAATCTGCTGCGTGAGGTCTAATGCCATTAATATCGCAATCATGATGTCGAGCTGAACTTTTCCCTTTTCTGCATTCAAAACCGTTTTGCGGGCAATGCCAGCAAGATCCGCAACTTCAGATTGTGTTAGGTCTCGATTTAGTCGCGCTTGCTTCAATCTGTCGCCGATCTCTTCTGCTAATGCTGTAGCTGTCACGCCTTTCACTATAAAGTCCTACTTTGGTTACACTATGCTAGCTATTCCTACTTAATGTTCTTAATTTAGGACTTTAATTCGATATTGTCAAGTAGTGATTTCAGTGTCCTTAATTGGTTACATTAAGTAGCTTTTTGTCTGTTAGAGTAACCATTTAGGGACTTTATGTGATTTGTAGGAAGCCCCTTCGAGAGGGGCTGGTTGATGGGAGCCTAGTTGGCGGGGGTATCTGTTTCCTCTACAGTGATATCGTCATCGGTTGAAGGCACCGCTTGCTCAACTTCTGCTTCTTTACCCTTAGCTTGGGCTGATTTTCGTGCTCGAATTTCGATATCAATTATGCGTCGAGCCAGTTTGATGATGCGCTGTTGCCATGCGTAGTTGCCATCAACACGTTGCTTGTTGCTAAGCACGCTGGACAACCAGAGTGTGTCCATTGAAATCATCAATGCATCGAGTTTGCGAACTAAGCCGACAAACTGGCCAACCTGGGGCGAGCTTATTTTGGCGTTGAAGGTTATCGGGTCGGTGTAGTCAGGTACTTCATCGATGCCATTGGACTCCATCAGTTTGTCCAAACGAGCTTGTTCGTTGTCTACCGCTTTAGCACAATCCTCGATCAACTGGCTAATGATTTGTTCCACTTCATCAATTTCGTTCTCATCGCCAATGATGCGCAAGATGACATCGATTCCGTAAAGCGCACTGACCGTCCGTTTAAAAACACGGTCAACGACACGTTGCGCCTGTAAGCTATTAATTGTGAATGATTGTTCAAAGATGGGTTTAGAGTAATTAGGTTTTGCTTGGGCCATAAGTTTGCTCCTGATATGACAATAATCAGTCCCTAGCCTAATCCTCTGTGAGGTAATGGCCTTTCAGCTAGGTGGAAGAATTGAGCATCTTTCTAACTATCCTGTCTGGATAAGACGGTTACACTGACTATCAAATATTGCTGATCTGTTTCAGTGATATCTGCGCCTGAGAGCATGAGCTCAAAGGAAGCCCGCCGCTGAGTATTCTCAGTGGTACTAAGAGGTAGCTAGCCTCCTTAAACAAATAGCCTGCATGTTTTTACATGCGCAACCATGCGTTCCTTACGGTTCGCCTTTTCACCACCCAACTGGGGGAGTTTTCCCCAGTTGGGGGTGACTCCTTCACAACCAAATTAAGGAGTCACCAATGGAATATATCTTCGGATTTATTATCCAAATCGCAGGCATTATGTTGCTTGCAAAACTGAGCTGGTCGCTTTTGCGATTACTTGCTCGTCAAAGCGTGCGCCCGTTTCGATTTGTACTTACTCAAATCAAGCGATTGCTCACACCAACATCAAAACGTCGTCCAATGGCAGTGCCTAAAGCTCCTGGTATGCCCCGTTTGACATCTGCGTTTTACAAAGAGCCACATCAGTACGACATGGCTTTACTCGAAATACCAACCTATCTGCGTCGTCAGTCTTCTTTGCCCAGTCGGGTAGAAGCAACTGTGTGCACAGAGTTCAACTAAGACGAGGAGAACATCATGAAAAACCAAGTAACACTCATAGGCTACGTTGGCTCTGAGCCAGAGACGCGAGCCTATCCATCAGGTGATTTAGTGACCAGCATTTCACTGGCCACTTCTGAGAAATGGCGCGACCGTCAATCCAATGAGCTCAAAGAGCATACGGAATGGCATCGGGTCGTTTTTCGAGATCGTGGTGGATTTAAGTTAGGGCTAAGAGCAAAAGATTTGATCCAAAAAGGAGCGAAGCTTTTTGTTCAAGGGCCTCAGCGCACGCGCTCATGGGAGAAAGATGGCATTAAGCATCGATTGACCGAAGTGGACGCGGACGAGTTTCTGCTTCTTGATAGTGTGAACAAAGCATCTGAGCCATCACCGGCGGATGATGCGAGCTCCCAAGCTAATTGGGCACAAACTTATCCTGAACCAGATTTTTAACCGAGCGATAACGCTTTAACCCAGCCGGGAGTACTTTCCCGTCAGGGGCAGACTCCCACTTTGATTGTCGGAGTCCATAATGGAAAAACCAAAGCTAATCCAACGCTTTGCTGAGCGCTTTAGTGTCGATCCAAACAAGTTGTTCGATACCCTAAAAGCAACAGCATTCAAGCAACGTGACGGTAGTGCACCGACCAATGAGCAGATGATGGCGCTCTTGGTGGTTGCAGATCAGTACGGTTTGAACCCTTTCACCAAAGAGATTTTTGCGTTCCCTGATAAACAAGCTGGGATTATCCCAGTGGTAGGTGTCGATGGATGGTCTCGCATCATCAATCAACACGACCAGTTTGATGGCATGGAGTTCAAGACTTCAGAAAACAAAGTCTCACTGGATGGCGCGAAAGAATGCCCTGAATGGATGGAATGCATCATCTATCGGCGCGACCGTTCGCACCCAGTCAAAATCACTGAGTATCTGGATGAAGTCTATCGACCGCCTTTTGAAGGTAACGGCAAAAATGGCCCTTACCGTGTAGATGGTCCATGGCAGACGCACACTAAGCGAATGCTAAGACATAAATCCATGATCCAGTGTTCCCGCATTGCGTTTGGCTTTGTGGGAATTTTCGATCAAGACGAAGCGGAGCGAATTATCGAAGGCCAAGCAACACACGTTGTTGAGCCATCAGTGATTCCACCCGAGCAAGTTGATGATCGAACCCGAGGGCTTGTTTACAAGCTTATCGAGCGGGCGGAAGCTTCAAACGCTTGGAATAGTGCATTGGAATATGCCAATGAACATTTTCAAGGTGTTGAACTGACGTTTGCGAAACAAGAAATATTTAATGCACAGCAACAAGCAGCCAAAGCGCTCACACAGCCTTTAGCTTCTTAGCGCCACGCATTCATTTTACTAACCCTGGCGGGATTATTCTCCCGTCAGGGGGAAGGTCTCGTCTTTTTTTTGGAGATCTTCCATGACTAAATCAGCCTCACTTTTTCGCTTGGTATTGGTTGTTGCCCTTGTCTTAGGTTCGATTCAAGCCGGTAAAGCGGCAATTGATTCGGTTCAAGCAAGTGTTGTTCAGCACCAAACAGCGTTAGAACAAGCTGCAAAGTAACCACTTAACCCTGAAGGGGAGTTCTCTCCTTCAGGGGAGTCTCCCCTCAAAGGAGGCAATATGAAGGTTATCGACCTATCACAACGTACTCCTGCATGGCACCAGTGGCGCATTGCAGGGGTTACGGCATCTGAAGCCCCAATTATTATGGGGCGTTCACCCTACAAAACCCCTTGGCGATTATGGGCAGAAAAAACTGGATTCGTATTACCGGAAGACCTGTCGAATAATCCAAATGTGCTTCGCGGTATACGGTTGGAGCCTCAAGCAAGGCGAGCATTTGAGAATGCGCATAATGACTTTCTTCTGCCGTTATGTGCAGAAGCCGATCATAACGCAATCTTTCGAGCCAGCTTTGATGGCATCAACGATGCGGGCGAACCCGTTGAACTGAAATGTCCTTGCCAGTCAGTTTTTGAGGATGTGCAAGCTCACCGAGAACAAAGCGAGACGTACCAGTTGTATTGGGTACAAGTACAGCATCAAATACTGGTCGCCAATAGCACGCGTGGTTGGTTGGTATTCTATTTTGAGGATCAACTGATTGAGTTTGAAATACAACGAGACGCGGCGTTCTTAACTGAATTGCAAGAAACGGCGCTTCAGTTTTGGGAGTTAGTACAGACCAAAAAAGAACCGTCAAAATGCCCTGAGCAAGATTGTTTTGTTCCCAAGGGTGAAGCCCAATACCGTTGGACATCGCTGTCTCGACAGTATTGCTCAGCACATGCCGAAGTGGTTCGACTGGAAAATCACATCAAATCTTTGAAAGAAGAAATGCGAGACGCTCAGTCGAAATTAGTCGCTATGATGGGTAACTACGCTCATGCCGATTATGCTGGGGTCAAACTCAGCCGCTACATGATGGCGGGCACGGTGGACTATAAGCAATTGGCCACCGATAAATTAGGCGAACTGGACGAACAGGTTTTAGCTGCTTACCGAAAATCGCCACAAGAGCGGTTGCGTATCAGCACCAATAAGCCAGAGCAGCCCGCTGAAACACCAATCAAAATCAGCCTTGAGCAAGAGAACTTGGTTCTGCCAGGTGACTCGCCTAGCTCATTTTACTTTTAACGTTCACTTGGAGCCGATTTCGGCTCCTTTCTAATGCGCTTACATCGAGTGCATCAGAAAGCAGTTTCACTCGTAGCCAATGCTGGGTACGAATGATAGAGCGAGCTGAACTCTTATATACACAGCCATACCACAATCAACACACCACCCGACGGGGACTTCATTCCCTGTTGGGGCATGGGGCCTCGTCAAAACAGATGAGGTTTACCATGACTGAACAATCCCCATTTTTGGTTCAAGTGAATCAAGCGTTTAATGTCCCGGCTCCGGATGCTTTCGTTCTGGAAGGATTTGGTGCCGACACTACCCATCCAAACATTCCCGTTCGCAAGGACGAGTACGTTTTTAGAAAAGAAGACTTACGTGACGTATTGGCGTTCTTGTCTAACCCAGACGGTGACGGTTTGTATATTACTGGCCCCACTGGATGCGGTAAGACCTCGCTAATTTGCCAAGTTGCTTCTCGATTGAATTGGCCTGTTCAGCAAATTACTGCGCACGGTCGATTGGAGTTGTCCGATCTTATCGGTCACCACACGCTGGTTAATGGCAACATGACCTTTGTGTATGGACCGCTGGCACTGGCTGTAAAGCATGGCCATTTGCTGATCATTAATGAAATGGATCTTGCTGAGCCTGCTGAACTGGCTGGGCTCAATGACATTTTGGAAGGTGCCCCGTTGGTCATCGCACAAAATGGCGGTGAGATCATCATGCCACATAACAAGTTTCGTTTTATCGCTACCGGCAACAGTGCGGGCAGCGGTGATCAAACGGGCTTGTATCAAGGTGTGCTCCAACAGAATTTGGCTTTTCTTGATCGCTTTAGAATCATTGAAGCGACCTATGCAGAGCCTTCTGTAGAGGAAGCCATTCTGGAGAATGTTGCGCCGGGCTTGCCAGAAGTCTTTCGCCAAAAAATGGTGAAAGTGGCTGGTGACATTCGTCGTCTTTTTATTGGGGGCGCGGATGGCGGTGCAGAGCTTAGTATCACCATGTCCACTCGGACCTTGGTGCGCTGGGCAAAGTTAACACTTGCTTTTAAAGGTGCTCCTAACGCAGTGGAGTATGCACTGGTTCGGTCTTTGACAGCTCGTGCTGAGTTGGAGCAACGTGAAGCCATTCACCGTATTGCCGCTGATGTCTTCGGTGACCACTGGGAGGATTGATGATGGAAAAGTGCTTTGCTCTTTACCGTTACAGTCATTCTGATGGGACAGCCAAAGAATGGGCCATTTACGTTGGATCAGATACCCAGGAGATTGAAGTTCGGTTTGGAAAAGCCGGTCAATTGTCGCAGCAGCGATTGATTGATTCGACTGATCCTAACGCTGAAGCAGACCGACGAATCAATGAGAAAATCAACAAGGGTTATCGATTGGTTGGACAAGTCGGCATTGATCATCAAGGGCGGCCATTTGAACTCTCAAATGCGCTAGATAGTGTCGCGTGCGCCAATAACGTCAGTTGGGAGTTTCGTACTCGCAAGGACGTCAATGGCCAAGTCTCGCTGGCGCAAAAAGCGTTGTTCGATATGGCAAAGCTGCTTGAAGCCTATGGTTTGGCTGTTATTGATGATAACCAGGTCAGGATTGGAGAATGGTCATTAGGGTTTTGCAAAAGCGGATTACCTAGTACCAATCAAATCAGCATA
The DNA window shown above is from Aliamphritea ceti and carries:
- the traN gene encoding conjugal transfer protein TraN; its protein translation is MKPTLFTRVLAGVLSITMACLPLHGVAADVQRQSGLSGQQEGKQLLQNWTMPALNGNTLLVPSGSGNESINLQELFPGMDQGSLDVLTGVYGSDASMNQLGTQRQESMASESGATSEAFRSLQQIKDRSRPDMVNDPLWALTDAVQTDPNLLTQSFPGCESQGEGSPNYQQCDRLNTAVNSCTITHDYTAGIIEHVLGPMNLRSCGEGCLEVWIGRIGDNYWSGRCKVFEQAITLKVVNPDAITSAVLEYAKWDDYMQVWLGDQKVWSGPNNNFPPETAGRCELSTSWERNPNTDLTAKLKAVEPGLEVPVKIRVSVTGSGEGYARIKVRFDPTKVVMNDSWSPQSCIEQAADIPAKFSDYSIQCTDQPSSTNGCTVVNGVSVCESYFAPSQVAGISPLCRRVQVSVDDESYKGIENQACQVLEANPSCGFMSSECAETNDKGECIRFTDTYDCGLQTSDPKCVVSNLMPSSFEACEPTQTITPFTEIKHVPDYQVCEKISTLTQCQLERRVSAETHQQSWSIERGCFSSETLSFVPQHSNTMQTGNATLSIFDNQNTEIKITESPSKANGWKTTLSLTGNKETVTETKPSIKYPEMTCPKGTLVGSLCKVVNGSIISWHEPQEITRSRCESGWNKVDFDTCSREVQKCLAPAKLSASLTFSGKYLEQDVVHQSSDPGIDQCLMQTDQFTAVQWQCLDTGTKRIDGLTVGSGELANLGSLYPAVVSSPAHLTSRGSSDGLGLSCWRARATYNASTAHPEFNMGSSESWVDANGNTQTIVNNGQNTTTNTCAALEQNPACQYVRTECTEGGAGHEGFCYIQSLVYDCGQSVEVQNARMETQFNCEGPVRCMGTDCLEPESIKQANFAEAAAMLNAAQFMTNDMSCTGADGQDNVECTVFKGNAGQCKKAVGGIVDCCEKPSGVSLSDYITMIVAVNKLDTAVMAMNPSSAIYGSWNTLREPITSTWSAVKEPFVSAWDSLMGAGPSTAAGAGAEQAATGFMQVLTNKTAEWVGTTFGSGAQSALFSNVGGAVGADGVVSGGNFALGGAAGAVLSTVMTAYMIYSVTMILIQLIWKCEQSEFEMNAKRVLKSCHYVGSYCKSKFLGACVEKRQSYCCFTSPLSRIIQEQVRPQLGLGWGSAKSPDCEGLTASQLNQVDWSQVNLDEWIGILSITGNLPEVPSLDLERLTGSGSTLNVDGNRQSAADRAIERLNGMDTQKLRQEATEEISGNN
- a CDS encoding DarT1-associated NADAR antitoxin family protein — translated: MASRPIFIAQEAFPYVKVEEIDFKWHPGLSVTQKKNSIKSLHEAASERDAQLSLLEISTKSDDPLGVNLSAFNLSVTMADGRSVPVENIFQSSKVFERGGPFKDLLNVSPKEAKRDPRLLESGDLVGFISKNRLWPLQPVTIFYDWIYINTLRSNKKLAEQVATFNAFTDIEFNPKKSINCQARSAALFVSLQQKNLLDTVLASPDVFIETFSKNVSKADPKQSRLF
- a CDS encoding DarT ssDNA thymidine ADP-ribosyltransferase family protein — protein: MNDVIETVLNAVLRKIPSKEAAEDFVISELSVANTGFLEVKNFANLSGVKLAADPASMNLNKASLMLMELLVPLGNYQSTIPIRLAVIDQVMNIYGIGKYSKTDERNLIKAFCVERGIEELLHFTTVENLQSVLDLGLNSKSYNGEIFKHHKSNDMNRFDGREHMISLSISYPNDLMFYKYRMAEPSQSWVVLSLPSRILWELECLFCYRNAATKEISSLPDESLSGVKALEKMFTFEGGGPGPEYPSDSQAEVLVMSHIPSEYIDNIYVQSIDDVDSRYRSVVTADGFYFNRRSAVV
- a CDS encoding type II toxin-antitoxin system HipA family toxin, producing MVMEVITITYQDDVVGAVSFDTEKGLGSFEYDPGFIKKGVELSPIKMPLSNRIYSFPELDFNTFKGLPGLIADSLPDDFGNAVLNAWVAGQGRSPGDITPLQRLQYTGKRGMGALEYAPATKLRSLNASQQVEIQSLVSIAQEILDSRGNFEVELKQNGQDDREAMMSLLSVGMSAGGARPKAVLAFNEDFTQVRSGQAKVPSGFTHYLMKFDGVSEHNKNQETFGDPLGYGAMEFVYHLMANKCGVDMMPCSLLNEGNRRHFITQRFDRIKNSKVHVQTLNGLAHVDYKKPGAFSYAELFGIARQLRLSAVEAEQLFKRMTFNIIARNHDDHSKNFAFILKKDKWSLAPAYDLAYSYKPGSKWVNSHWMSLNGKRDNFTRSDFYSLEKLSPVFNKKKIDDIIDATIEHVSTWRQLAEEWDVPKTLIDEIQENLRLDI
- a CDS encoding helix-turn-helix transcriptional regulator produces the protein MKGVTATALAEEIGDRLKQARLNRDLTQSEVADLAGIARKTVLNAEKGKVQLDIMIAILMALDLTQQIDLFLPKQEISPLQLAKLQGKKRQRASGQRSNKDEEIPEW
- a CDS encoding single-stranded DNA-binding protein — translated: MKNQVTLIGYVGSEPETRAYPSGDLVTSISLATSEKWRDRQSNELKEHTEWHRVVFRDRGGFKLGLRAKDLIQKGAKLFVQGPQRTRSWEKDGIKHRLTEVDADEFLLLDSVNKASEPSPADDASSQANWAQTYPEPDF